DNA sequence from the Butyricimonas faecalis genome:
ATATGGCATAATTGATGAGTTTTTGCACGAATTTCAAATTTTTCTCTTTAAAAGCATATCCTAAAATGACGCCACAAACCATCAAGCTAATAACTGTAATCATAATTTCTTAGATTTCATATTACAAAACTACAATTTCTTTTGCAGAATTGCTATATTTATAAATTCATACTTAAAAATGTAACATGGATGAAATGTGTTACGTTAATGTTATCGTATTTAAATCTTTAAAATGTTGTTATGAAAAAAGTAATTTCGTCTATAATCGCCCCCAACCAGAAATTCTTGAGCCTGGGCTTGTTGATTTTACGTGTATTGGTTGGAATAACTATGTTGACGCATGGTTTAGCCAAATTGACATCGTTCTCCGAACTGTCTGCCACCTTCCCGGATCCTATCGGTTTAGGGAGTACTTTGTCGTTGATTTTGATTATTGGAGCCGAAGTCGGATGTTCCTTATTCGTTATCGTGGGAGCTTTTACACGATTAGCAGTAATCCCGTTGGTGTTTTCTATGCTGGTGGTTATATTTGTTGTGCATGCCAATGATCCATTTCAGATGAAGGAATTACCTTTCCTGTATTTAGGTATTTATATTTTGCTATTTTTTACGGGAGCCGGGAGAATATCTCTTGACACGATCATTTCTAAAAAGATAGATGTCGGTATTCAAAAATAAGGAGAAAGGCAGGAATCCTAAGGGATTGCCTGCTCTTTTCCATCCAGAATGGGAATCACGTTTTCGTCCTCTTCTAATACGGTCGCTGCTAATAGCCAATATATTAATAGAATGATGGCGATAATAATTCCGACAATAGTCCAAGGATTCGTTTTTTTCTTTTTCATGCTTGCTAATGTTATAAATGTTTTGTTAAGCATGAACGTAAATCAATGTATTTTGTTTGTTTTTTTTGAGAATATTCTGGGGTACGTGAGCCCTGTTTGTACCATAAACATGCTATAAACAAAAATCAGTCACCTTGTAAGTAACTGATTTTCTGAGGTCGGTAGCAGATTTGAACTGCTGTACGCGGTTTTGCAGACCGCTGCCTAACCGCTCGGCCAACCGACCCTTTTGCGATTTTGCGTGGCAAAGATAAGGCAATATTTTGGATTTTGCAATACCTTGCTATAATTTATTTGGATAAAGTAACGCTCGTGGCTGCAATCTTTCCTCCCAATGGCGGGTTTAGTTTTGAAACCTTGATAGTTACATGAGAAATTTGCGGAAAGGCGTTATAAAGGGCGTTAATCATTCTTTGGGCCACATGCTCCAACAAATGTGAGGTAATCATCATTTCTTTGGCTATCACCTCGTATGCGGTAAGATAATTCAACGCATCTTCGATGTTGTCTGTTTGGGCCGCTTTGGTGCAATCTGTTTCGATACGGGCATAAACCATGAATTTGTTCCCCACGACACGTTCTGTTTCATAACATCCGTGGAAAGCAAAAAATTCCATTCCTTCAATTTCGATGATTCCATTCATAATTGTTAATTTTTGTTTCTGTAAAAATAATAGTATCTTTCGTCTTTAAATGCAAAAGAGCCGACGGGAAATGTCGACTCTTAAGATTACATTACTAACTACTAACCTAAACCATACAAACTTATGAAAAATCTTCAATCTCTTAAAGACGCTGCAAAGATAAAGCGTCTATTATAACTAGACTAATTTTAATTGTTAATAAAAGCTATTTAATGAGTTAATATTGTTTAATGTTTTGTGTCGATAAAGCCATATTTTGAGTAATTGTAAGTGTATGTCATTGTAATTGGGTAATTAATAGGTTTTATCGTGTATAGCTCGTGTGAATGCAGGTGTATTTTTGTTAATTTCTTATTAGTAAATGACCTATAAAATGAATTTTATTTGTAAGTTTAACAAGTGGTTTTAGATGAATAAATTAATATGATGAATTGGATAAAAGTAGCAGATATTCAGCGTCTTATTGAACAGGCGGGAAAGCTGATAAAAGAGGTGTATGACAAGAGAAATTTTAACGTGGAGCTAAAAGGAGATCATACACCGGTGACGGAAGCGGATAAAATGTCGAGTGAGTATATTACAAGTGCTTTGAAAAAGTTGTATCCGGACATTCCGGTGATTAGTGAAGAGTCGTCGTTGCCGGCTTATGAAGAACGCGAGAAATGGACATACGCTTGGATTATTGATCCGCTGGACGGTACGAAGGAATTTATATATCGGAATGGGCGTTTTTGCATCAACATTGCCCTTCTGGAAAAGGGGAAACCTGTATTCGGGATGATTAATAACGTGTGTGATGGTGAGATATTATGGGCTTTTGCTAGCGGGGAGAAGGGAATGGTAAAAAATGGGAGGGAAGAAATTTTCCCGAATGACGAGGAGAAAAGCTCAAAGTTGAGGGTAGCTGTCAGTTGTTTTCATGTAACGGAATGGGAACTACGATATGTCGATTACCTGAAATCTTTGGGGCATGAGGTGGAACTCGTCCCGTTAGGAGCGTCATCAAAGCATTGTATGCTTGCTAAAGGGGAGGTAGATATATGTCCTAAGTTCGGGAAATGCTCGGAATGGGATGTAGCGGCAGGACAAGTGCTAGTGGAAGCCGCGGGAGGTTACGTGGTAAACGCGGAGACAGGAGGAGAGGTCTGTTATAATAAAGAGGATATGATAAGTCCTCCTTTTGTCATGTTTGGCAAGCGTGTTTATGATGAAATTAAAAAAGGGAATAAGACTTTTTTAGATTTCAAAGCAAAAAGTGTAGTAAAAAATGATTATCTTGGGGCTCGAAGAAATGAAATAAAAAAACAAGATATAATGGAAAAACAATACGCTAAAGAATTAGTAGAGTTTATACACGAGAGTCCGACAAACTTTCATGCTGTGGCAAATGCCAAAAAGGAATTACTAGGTAATGGTTATAAACAACTTTTCTCGGGAGAAGCATGGCAAATAGAAAAAGGAGGTAAGTATTTCGTGACGAAAAATCACTCTTCGCTTTTTGCTTTCGAGATTGGCAGTGGAGAGATCGCTGAAGAAGGGTTCAAGATTATTTGTGCCCATAGTGATTCCCCAACGTTTAAAATTAAACCGAATGCTGCCATGCCTGTTGCCGGGAAATATTTGAAATTGAACACGGAAGTGTATGGAGGGCCGATTATGTACACGTGGTTCGACAGACCATTGTCCATGGCTGGGCGGGTGATGTTGCGTAGCTTGAACCCGTTGAAACCTGCAACCCAGTTTGTGAATTTCAAGCGTCCGTTGATGGTTATTCCTCACATTGCCATCCATTTCAACCGTGCCGTGAATGACCAAGGTAACCCGTTGAGCAAGCAGAAAGATATGCTTCCCGTGATTGCCATGATAAACGAAACTTTCGAAAAAGATAATTATCTGGTAAAACTTATTGCCGAAGAGATGGGTGTAAGTCAGGACGACATACTTGATTTTGACTTGACTCTATATGAATACGAGAAAGGCTGTTTGTTCGGGGCGAACGAGGAGTTCATATCAAGCGGTAAGCTGGATGATTTAGCCATGGCTCATGCCGGGTTAAAAGCATTCGTGGCTTCAGAGAAATGTCGTAAGACGAAAGTGCTTGCTATTTTTGATAACGAGGAAGTGGGAAGTGGAACGAAACAAGGTGCTGGATCTCCGGTTTTGAGAACGATAATTGAGCGTATCGTTTTCGGATTGGGAGGAAAGCCGGAAGATTTATATCGTGCAATTCATAATTCCTTCATGATCTCTGCAGATATGGCTCATGCGCTTCACCCGAATTACGTGGAAAAACATGATCCCACGAATCATCCTGTGATAAACGGTGGTCCCGTGATTAAAATTAACGCGAACCAGAAATATATCACGGACGGGGATTCTGCTGCCGTCTTCAAGACGATCTGTAAGATGGCTGGGGTGCCTTGTCAAGAATTTGTAAACCATTCGGACATGGCCGGAGGTTCAACGTTGGGAAATATATTATTATCGCAAATGGAAATGCGTGGAGTGGATATCGGTAATCCTATGTGGGCAATGCATTCCGTTCGGGAAACGGGCGGGGTATTGGATCATGCTTACGTGATAAAAGCTTTCACTACGTTTTATAATATTTAAAATTGTTGTTATTTGGAGGAAAGGTCGGGCTGTTGTCAGTCCGGCTTTTTTGCTTAAAAACAGATGAAAATGAAATTTACATTATTGTTTTTTTTATCATTAATATCTTTTTCACTAGGTACTACGCAAATATCTAAAGTAAAAAATAAAAAAGTCAAACTGCAATTAAATAATAAGGTTTTTGAACTTTACGTACCTAAAGGGTACATATTGTCAATTAATACGACAATAGAAAATGTTGAATATTTGTTTAGGTAACTATATACAAGTTTACACCAACTTGTAATTTATAAAGGGATAGAATAAAACTATCCCTTTTATAATTGTGTAACTGTCAGATTAAGTCTTGACTAATTCAAATTATTTATCCCTTAAATCAACATCTTGTTTCATAAATTGGAAAAATCCCTTTAATACAATTAAAGCAAGCCCTATTACAGTTGCTGTTGTAGTTCCCAATATTGCTATTAAAACTGAATCATGTAAACTATAACACGCTCTGTTGTTCATTAATATTATAATAACACAAGTTATCCAACCAAAAATCAACAATTGGGTTGAACAAGCTAATATGATTCTTACAATTGTATCAAATCTATAACGACTTTTTAACAGTTGATGAACTTCCTCTTCCCATGTTTTTTTCAATGTTTGTTCGGGAAGAGCATCTTTATCTGATGAATTCTTTCGATGATTAGTACGTTCGATGGTCTTGAAAAGTTCATCTAAATTCAAATTTGCATCAATATCACTGTTCATCATCGTTAAGTTTTACAAATGAAAAGAAATAGTTGAAAATATCTTCGTCATCTAATTTTGTATTCCATTTTCCTCCACTATTTTGAACTGCTATATCCCATGGGCTATCTTTTTGATGTGACCATTCAGACAATTGTCCTGCTGATAATTTTCCAAATTTTTGAACAACTTGGTCAATTATACTCGTAATAAATGAGCATCTATTTTTAATTTCATTATATGCTTCTTCCGTTATGTCATCTGATAACTTTATTTTTTTGTGTACCCGTGGAAAAACAGGACCATAAGGCCATGCGCTTGGATGTTCTGTGGTTAATCTTTCTTTATGAATAACAAGTATTGTACCATATATAATATACATCAATTTTTGTATTTGAGTCATGTTTACACTCAAATTATGCTGTTTAGCAGAATATCTTATTGCCTTGGCTATGTCAATACTATCAAAGTTTAATTCGGTAAAGTTTGTTGCCATATCTGCTTAATTTTTTATGCTATAAATATATGAAAAATATGCCTAATGCCAAAAATTAGGACTATTTTTCTTTCTTGTTTGGATTATAATTCAACGCTTGAATTATGAGTTTATCAAACGAACCTAATTCTCTTTCTTCCGATGGCAAATCATCCTCTCCATTTTCTTGCAAAACATGGTCAAGCAAAAAGGGAAAACTACGCATCACTATTTGATTGAGTATCGTTTTGTTTACGTTTCGAAGAACGTGAGATAGTAAACAACCGCTTGCTTCTTTACCCGTGAGTGTTTCCACTTTCACGATGCTTGCATCACAACCTTTCCGGTAAAACTGGATAATAGCTTCATCCAGTAAATATTCCCCTGTATCCAGTAAATAAACCCGTATGTCTTTAGCTCCTAGCTGGACTTTCCCCACTTTAACTATCTTGTTAGCCATGTATCAATTGTTTATAAGTCAATCTATGCCCTCCAATCTTTTGCAAAAATAAGAAAAATCTTTCGCTTTCACTCTCGAAATCACGAGTATTGTACCTGAACGCAAATTCGTCCACGTACTTCTGTAAATGTTTCTTGGAAGTGAAGTGATAGATACCGATAATTCCTCTTTTCAGTAAAGACCAGAATCCTTCTATCGTGTTCGTGTAAACGTTACCGTTCACGAACTCTTTTTCGTTGTGTCTCACGAACAAATGGTTATATATCTTGTTCACTTGCTTGTAACCTAACCATTCATCCGTGTAAACCGTTGCGGTTTCTTTCACGATTTTCACGACTTCTGGCGTGATATGTTGAGAAGAAGTACTTTCAACTTGCTTTGCAACAACCTTGCCAGCTTCCCTTTCAATCATACCTAAAACAGGGGTTTTCTCTTTAGTGCTTCTACCTTGCGTTCCATCGACTTTTTTTGAAGCGTGTTTATTCTTTTCCTTCCCACCGATATAAGTTTCATCAATTTCCACCGTACCTTCAAATTCCGAGTTATTCTCGATGCCAAAACAATTTCTAATTCTTTGAAGCATGAACCAAGCAGTCTTTTGCGTCACGTCAATATCTTTCGATAACTGTAACGATGAAATACCTTTCTTGTGAGAAGTAGCAATCCAGATAGCCATAAACCACTTTTGTAGTTCAATTTTGGTGTTATCAAACAAGGTGTTAGTTTTGACGTTGAAGTACTTTCCCGTGTTTTTGCATTTATAATTGTGTCCCTTGCACTTGTACACTTTAGAGTTCGGGTCAAACGGGGAAACCACGTTCCCGTTCCATCTTGCCTCTTCCAGATAAGAGAAACATTCCTCGTCAGAAGGAAATGCCTTTAGTAACTCGAATAGCGATTTAAATGCAAACCCCATCATAATGTCTATCGTTTTAAAGATTACAGTACAAAGATAAGAAATATATTACACCAAACAAAATATTAGTGTAATATATTTCTAAAATCTTTTCACAATGAACCATTATGAACTTGTTTCCTTTTGAGTAAAATCTCTACCTTTGAGAACTTTACAAACTTTTTAAAAAGAAAGATTATGAAACTGCATCAGAAAGAGATTTTTAAGCAATACATTAAACCTAAAAGTAGCTTAACTCCATCCCATGAAACTAATTTTGTGGATATTAGACATATAACTATATCATTAAAACATGATATGCCTATCCAGTATTTAAGTAGTGAGACTAAAAACGAATTATACTTTGTGGATGTCAATTTTGACCCTCAAAGTAAGAATAACATTTTGACAGTCTTTTCTAACAAAGAAGTTGCAGAAAAATATTATAGGGAACTCAAAAATGAAATTGAAAAAATCACGCAAAAATATTCTTTATCTGAGTAATCTTTTAGCTTCTTCTTCGGTTAAATTGTGCTTTTTGACATACTCATCAAATAACGGAAAGAAAATGGAATCAAAATCATATTTTGATGTAATAAACGGATGATAATCAGAAAAAAATATTCGTCTAACAGCATTGTCGTATGCTCCATGCTGTGATTTTCTTAACGCTTCATTGATATGAAACTTGTAAATATCAACATTTTGTTGACGTTCATCATATGTTTCTTCGGTATTTTTTATCTCTTGTTTCATGTCTCAAGTAATTTTATTACTCATAATATAATAAACTCTTAAAGCATTTTCAATAGATAACTAGGCGTATCTGAAAAAATACACCTAGTTATTTTCATCTACTATCCGTGTCTAGAGGAAATTCCACAAGAGTAATCAGAAGATTTTCCACATCCCGGGATAGCCTTCACGCTTGATGACATCTCGATTGAAAGAGTTATTTTCATAATCGTATAACTTTTCTTGTTACAAGGTTAGTTCAGGACAACCTATTTATCCTTGCATCCCTGTTATTCCCAATGCTTCTCTCTATAATTTTCTCCCACTTCTTTCTTGAAAGAAACAGGCGTGTTTATTACTATTTGCCCCAGTTTATCATGAATAGATGAACCATTTAACGGGTCTTGTCCGTTCTTTAGCTTACAAGCTAGATTATACCTAACTTCTGCCATGAAACAATTAACCGATGAAGCCTTGTACGGGGTCCCGTGTTCCACGTAAGCGTTACCGATACAGAGAAAACAGAATGCACATTTGTCATGCTTGCCACATTCATCTATATCCTTGACTTTTAAAGATTGCCATCGTTTTAAAGTCTGACTCGTGTTTAGTATCTCTTCAACTGTTTTTTCATTCAAGTTACCCAGTGAAGCCGGAAAAGCGCAACATGGAGTCAGATTTCCTTCCGGCGTGATGTTGAACGTGCCAGAAGCTGCCAGACATGGAGAGGCCTCCATATCCCTGTCTCTCGCACCGTAATTGGGTAACTCTTTTCCGACATACATGGAAATATTTTTGTCAAGTAAAACGATTTCTAGCACTTCAGGTGGAAGACGAAGGTTATTAACTACAGAAGTATCCCCGTCAACACCGTTACTTAAATTAACTTCGTATTGAAGTACCGCCCCGTGTTCTTTTGCGAGAGATTCAACGGTTTGGTATGATTTCACGTTCGTTTTAAAAATAACACACTTAAACGCCATCGGAATCCCGTAACGCCCTATGTCCTTAACGGTTTGTAATGTTCTTTTCAAAGAACCATTAACTCGTGTTATCTTGTCATGCACCATCTCGTCAGCACTATATATAGATATACCAACAAGGCGAGGATAAAGAGAGCGTAACCTATCCACGCTATGCGTGATTGATAATCCGTTCGTGTATATATCAAACACGATATTCTTGTTATACAAATAGTCCAAAATCTCCCATACTTCAGGTTTGGAAAACGGGTCTCCTCCCGTCAAACATACACGATACAACCCTAGTGAATATAGTTCATCAATTATTCTTTTGTAATCATTTAACGTTAGTTCTTTCCGGTTTCGTTTACTTGTTTCATCAGATTCACGTGCTGCACCATCGTTAAAACAATGTATGCATTTTGCGCTACAATTATAGGTTAGTTCAAACATAACACTTGTCACGTGTTTCCCGTCGTTCAACGCTTCAGAATAAGCTTGTTCAGCTGAGGTAGTTTCGTAAACAAGAGTTTCTTTCTCTCCTTGCTGGGTCCAACGAGTTTGTCCTTTCACGTACTCACCTTGTTTAACTTGTAAAATTCTCACCTCTTCTTCTGATAGCACCGAAAAGGAAATCAATCCTACTTCGTGAAGCGTTTCGGCAAACTCATGAATGGAAGATACGTGTATACCAGTTTCTAGTGCTAATTTTTCTATATCTATACATTCGTTTCTTTTTAGAGCTAAAATACTTCCTATAACATGAGCGGAATGACTTTTAAAGAAAAAAGATTCTCCACGAATCAAATTGTACGCAATTGCGACACTTTTCTCTGGAGAGTATCTACCGCTAACCCATAGAGGTCTATAAATCTGTTGTACGTTCATGTCAAGTTCAACTTATGTACTATATCACCTCTATAGATACCCTGATTCAAGGAGATTATTCACGTAAAAAAAAGCGTGGGTACTTTTTGTTTATCTTGTCCGAGGTACGACCAAGCACCCATTACCGAATAAACAGTCATCCCACGCTCGACCGGTTGTATATGTAAGAAACAATACAAGGCAAGCATGAGCGTTTGTTAGCTGTTTCATCCTCGGTAATAAAAATTGGTCGTTTTCGAACAAAGGATAAAGCAAAAACGCTTCATTAATCAACATGTCCTGTCAGGAAACATTACTTCCTAACATTGGCGCAAAGATATAAAGGTTTTCTGAAACATCAAACGCTCTGTGGGATGACTTTTATTATTCATAATGGTTCATAAATTGAAAAAAAGTGCTATTTATTTCTATTTTCTATTGAAAAGAAAAGTTTTAATCAATAATTTTTAGAAAAATTACATTATGAAAGTAAAACTAACATGCCCGGAATGTGGAAACTATTTTTTCATTGATTACGAGGATGATATTATGAAATTTATCATAGAACTTGATAAAATTGGTTATCCATGTCTCAAATGTGGAAATAGTGTTATTGCTAATAATAATAATGTTTCCTACCTTGAATATCAGGAACTACGACAGGAGGAACACCTTCATTAAGTTCTTTTGCTCGGATTTTTGCATCCTTTTCTGAGAAATAGATTTCACCATCTACAGGTATGTAATCACCTTTTACTCTATCATATCTAACAATTATGGTGGAACCATTTGTTTGTTCCTCCGTTGCAAATACAGGAATGTTCATCTCTCTTGTTTTAAGTTTATTTTACAAAAATATAGTACTAAAATGGATAAAACAAGTTCATAATGGTTCACAAATAAAAAACAGGAACAACGTGATATTTATATTAGAAAGATTCTTTGTTATATGAACTCGGATGATAATAAAAATACGGTCTCAAGAACTCCTGAAGAAAACGTGAATGTTGATATGAACCTGTCAGCAAAACAACTCATACAAAAATATGATTGCGTTTATTTAGATGTGTTTAGCAGAATGTTCGACTACGAGATTGTACATCAATTTGAAGATATTAAATGATGAATATTGTTGTTAATAAAAATGTCGTGATGCGAATTGATAGCTTCGTGTCAATCTTGAAAATGAACTTCCATTTCAATGAGAAAAACTTGCTAACCCAGAAAAATAAAATGCTCGTATCTTTAAGAAACCATATTAACAAGGTAACACAAAAATTACACAGTGCTACAAAACAAGAACTGAAATATGGTTCAGGTTATTATTATTGGGAAGATGGCGTGAGTAACTACAGATGGATTTTTGATTATCGGGTATATTACAATCAAAACCTTGTCATCATACATCAGTTTCGTTGGGTTAATAAATTCCTTAAAAACAAGGAGGTGAAAACAGTACTTGATTTAATGGAGAGAATAATTTAACAGGTACTCATCTGAGTAAACATATGTCCTCAAGCGAGTACCCGTTTTGTATTAAAATGCTATTGGTGTAAACTTGTATATAGTTACCTTTGTTTAAATATCCAGATTCTTCATGTATCTATGTTAGTGATTTTTTTTTATTCAAATAATGAACAAAATATAAGTCTTTTAGGTGATAGTATATATAAATTACGTTTTCAAAATGTCGAGCTTGTTAAAGAAATAAATGCACTAATTACAGACAATAGAATTTCAGTAAGACCAGACACCATGAATTTGATGGGGAAACAAAAAAATCAATTAATATGGAAAGATATTTCTATGAAAGACTTAAGTATAGGTTATTTTAATGTTCCAAGTTCGATGATAGAAATATTTAATAAATCTATATCTTCTTTAAGGCAGAAAATTAAATAGTTAATATAGATGATTATTGAATTTTATACAAAATAGGCGTGTTTAATTATAGAAAAGAATAAAATCATTCAACGTTTAAATCCCTCAAAGACCCGGGCTTTTTCTTGCGTAACTAACTCCCCGATCATGGTGAGCGTGTTGGAGTGGAATGAAGGTGAAATGTTTGCCGACACCTTATTTGATCCTTGAGGAAGAGTAAGACTCACTTGAGCGGAAATACCGACTCCTTGAACGAGAAAGCTATAAGTAATACTTCCCTTTTTATCTTTTTTCATCCGGATGTCCGAAACATTACCCTCCACGGTAAAACCTCCCAACCCGTTTTGAAGAGGACGAGGGGTATCAAAACTGACTTGTACGGTGGCTTTTTTGTTTGCCATGGAAATAAAATTCTTGACAGAACTGACACTTACCGACCCGCCTCGTTTGAAAATCAGTCGATTGGCTTCCAGTACGAAAGTGTTGTTTTCCAAAGCGCGAACAGCATCTTGATATAATTGTTCCCTTGCTTTTTGTTGAGCAATTTTCCGCTCTTGTCTGGTTTGTGTACGTTTTTCCTTTGCTGTCATTTGGGGTTGAGCGGCAAGTGGGACTAGTGTTCCTAACGTTAGGGCTAATGCGATGAGGGTAGTGATATGTTTCATAATACGCTATGTTTTATTACTTTTTTACGTGAAAAAGAGGGATGATGTTTTACAAAGATACGGTTATTTTATGGTGTAAGTTGGGAATAACTATAGTATCTTTGCGTATATTAAACAGCGAATTGAAATCAGATGAAAGATCAACATCAAGTTTTACATAAATGCCTGACAGAAGATGTCCCGGCATTTGTTTTAACGGGAAAAGACGTGTGTGCCATCGCGACCTTAAAGACCTATTTGCAGACGGCAATAGAAAAAGGGTGTAGCGACGAATTTATTAATGATATGGTATTAGTATTGCGGGAATTTGAGCGGTTTCAGAACGAAGAGCCCCAAAAAGTGAAGATTCCGGATTAGCATGATCATATCATGCGATCAATACCCGTTGTTTGACACCCGGTCCTATTTGTTCCTTTTTTCACGGAATTTGACAGGTGAAACTCCCGTCATTCGGCGGAAGAAGCGACACATGTACGATGGGTCGTCAAAATTAAGTTCGCTGGCAATGTTTTTTACCGACAAGTCCGTATTCTGTAAATAGGTCTTTATCGTAATAATGGTTTGTCGGTCTATCATCTCTTTGGGA
Encoded proteins:
- a CDS encoding M18 family aminopeptidase — protein: MMNWIKVADIQRLIEQAGKLIKEVYDKRNFNVELKGDHTPVTEADKMSSEYITSALKKLYPDIPVISEESSLPAYEEREKWTYAWIIDPLDGTKEFIYRNGRFCINIALLEKGKPVFGMINNVCDGEILWAFASGEKGMVKNGREEIFPNDEEKSSKLRVAVSCFHVTEWELRYVDYLKSLGHEVELVPLGASSKHCMLAKGEVDICPKFGKCSEWDVAAGQVLVEAAGGYVVNAETGGEVCYNKEDMISPPFVMFGKRVYDEIKKGNKTFLDFKAKSVVKNDYLGARRNEIKKQDIMEKQYAKELVEFIHESPTNFHAVANAKKELLGNGYKQLFSGEAWQIEKGGKYFVTKNHSSLFAFEIGSGEIAEEGFKIICAHSDSPTFKIKPNAAMPVAGKYLKLNTEVYGGPIMYTWFDRPLSMAGRVMLRSLNPLKPATQFVNFKRPLMVIPHIAIHFNRAVNDQGNPLSKQKDMLPVIAMINETFEKDNYLVKLIAEEMGVSQDDILDFDLTLYEYEKGCLFGANEEFISSGKLDDLAMAHAGLKAFVASEKCRKTKVLAIFDNEEVGSGTKQGAGSPVLRTIIERIVFGLGGKPEDLYRAIHNSFMISADMAHALHPNYVEKHDPTNHPVINGGPVIKINANQKYITDGDSAAVFKTICKMAGVPCQEFVNHSDMAGGSTLGNILLSQMEMRGVDIGNPMWAMHSVRETGGVLDHAYVIKAFTTFYNI
- a CDS encoding IS1595 family transposase, translating into MMGFAFKSLFELLKAFPSDEECFSYLEEARWNGNVVSPFDPNSKVYKCKGHNYKCKNTGKYFNVKTNTLFDNTKIELQKWFMAIWIATSHKKGISSLQLSKDIDVTQKTAWFMLQRIRNCFGIENNSEFEGTVEIDETYIGGKEKNKHASKKVDGTQGRSTKEKTPVLGMIEREAGKVVAKQVESTSSQHITPEVVKIVKETATVYTDEWLGYKQVNKIYNHLFVRHNEKEFVNGNVYTNTIEGFWSLLKRGIIGIYHFTSKKHLQKYVDEFAFRYNTRDFESESERFFLFLQKIGGHRLTYKQLIHG
- a CDS encoding radical SAM protein, translating into MNVQQIYRPLWVSGRYSPEKSVAIAYNLIRGESFFFKSHSAHVIGSILALKRNECIDIEKLALETGIHVSSIHEFAETLHEVGLISFSVLSEEEVRILQVKQGEYVKGQTRWTQQGEKETLVYETTSAEQAYSEALNDGKHVTSVMFELTYNCSAKCIHCFNDGAARESDETSKRNRKELTLNDYKRIIDELYSLGLYRVCLTGGDPFSKPEVWEILDYLYNKNIVFDIYTNGLSITHSVDRLRSLYPRLVGISIYSADEMVHDKITRVNGSLKRTLQTVKDIGRYGIPMAFKCVIFKTNVKSYQTVESLAKEHGAVLQYEVNLSNGVDGDTSVVNNLRLPPEVLEIVLLDKNISMYVGKELPNYGARDRDMEASPCLAASGTFNITPEGNLTPCCAFPASLGNLNEKTVEEILNTSQTLKRWQSLKVKDIDECGKHDKCAFCFLCIGNAYVEHGTPYKASSVNCFMAEVRYNLACKLKNGQDPLNGSSIHDKLGQIVINTPVSFKKEVGENYREKHWE
- a CDS encoding DoxX family protein encodes the protein MKKVISSIIAPNQKFLSLGLLILRVLVGITMLTHGLAKLTSFSELSATFPDPIGLGSTLSLILIIGAEVGCSLFVIVGAFTRLAVIPLVFSMLVVIFVVHANDPFQMKELPFLYLGIYILLFFTGAGRISLDTIISKKIDVGIQK
- a CDS encoding Panacea domain-containing protein; the protein is MATNFTELNFDSIDIAKAIRYSAKQHNLSVNMTQIQKLMYIIYGTILVIHKERLTTEHPSAWPYGPVFPRVHKKIKLSDDITEEAYNEIKNRCSFITSIIDQVVQKFGKLSAGQLSEWSHQKDSPWDIAVQNSGGKWNTKLDDEDIFNYFFSFVKLNDDEQ
- the folB gene encoding dihydroneopterin aldolase; protein product: MNGIIEIEGMEFFAFHGCYETERVVGNKFMVYARIETDCTKAAQTDNIEDALNYLTAYEVIAKEMMITSHLLEHVAQRMINALYNAFPQISHVTIKVSKLNPPLGGKIAATSVTLSK
- a CDS encoding DUF4251 domain-containing protein, coding for MKHITTLIALALTLGTLVPLAAQPQMTAKEKRTQTRQERKIAQQKAREQLYQDAVRALENNTFVLEANRLIFKRGGSVSVSSVKNFISMANKKATVQVSFDTPRPLQNGLGGFTVEGNVSDIRMKKDKKGSITYSFLVQGVGISAQVSLTLPQGSNKVSANISPSFHSNTLTMIGELVTQEKARVFEGFKR